The stretch of DNA ttatatatatttatatatatatatataatccttTCTTAAACTTTGCGTCGCCGCGTGAcgtttatcttaaaaaaagaagatggAAGGCGCCACGAAACGCGCGTAGGCCGTCGCACTATTCCTTAGCTGTTACCGATTTGATTCTTCGTGTTATACCGCGGGATTGTGTGCGacttcatttatttattataaggATAAATTACTCAACCGATAGAAATAGAGTTGTGGCAATTCATTCATCGATCAGACACCGGTACATCGCCAAACTCGCCTTTTATTACATCGTGGCGTTTCAAACTACGAGTGCGCGAAGAGATTGTTCTCGTACAGAAGTTCGTTAgttcaaaattgattttatattttacaatttttcttctttctttgaTGAGCATTGTGAGCGCTAGCCATGCAGTTTAATCTActgtttatatatgtatgtatatatatatatgtgtatatattatgcgTATACTCTCGCAATGAAGTCGAACACTCATCCGTGGTGGACGCTATAACAGCTAATCGCAATATTATCTTGAGGGCTTGTGCACACTCGACATCGCAGTAGGTAGTTAATAGtagtagtaatagtaataaatcatcgcttatgtttttttttcttctcttcccGCCTCTTCTCTCCCAAAAACTCGTATCTTATGGAATACTTTTAAGATCTATTGTCACCACGATTGATTGAGACGAGttggtattattattattattattattattattatttaagttttccTTAACAAGATTAATTCATTAGTCATTTCTTTACTTAATACGCACTCACGCATACCTATCGTGCCTCAACGACACTCTATCCTTTCTCAATTCGATCATATTGCACGCCAGTCTTATCTGTTAAGgaatgtatatttacatagCGTTATCACTACAACcgtttataaatcgatttttagGAATTCGGATGCATATTGACAACCATCACaacaatatatctttttttgtatttttctttcttaacgCATAATACAGTTGTCACAATTATCTTGCTTTTCGAATTTCACATGCGCCATAATGATGATCCTCTCGCTAAAGTAAAGCTAAATACGTACTTGTATATTTTCTGTACTATTACAGAATAGTGAATCAGCGCCAACGTGCAGTATGACCGTATTTTTGTATGATTCAAAGGTTCCTCGCGTTCCGCCCGAGAACTTTTCTTTCGTTGATAAgtgtgatatataaataaaataatcagacagtgcgaaatacaaaaaacCGCGAAAACTGACGCGAAAACTCGCGAGTAGGAGTGCTTTGCGAGTTTTCCGCCTTTCGCATAGGTTTCGCGCAGGCTTTTATCATCAATCTTAcacaaaatgcaataaataaggTAGTTTGTAGACAATGATACGACAAAAAGACAAAGGACAATATAATGGCAGTGAATAATCTTGAAACAGAATGTCAACACACATAGATTTCTTCGCTATTTTCGTGAGGAAGAGCCGAGGTGTATCTTGTGCCAACAACGTTACACTCGGGAAACAGAGTCATTTGTAAAACGAACGTGTATTTGGAAAACGAAGTACGATTAATTTCGATTAACGACTTGGCACACgcaataataacgataataattcattattgtTAATGATAAATCTCACGTGTCGCTTTAGCACGTATTAAAATACTTCAATAATTACGATGTAAGAATAGCTACCGGTAAATTCGTTCTCGCGACCGTTCATCCCGTATTCGCGATGGCATGCAGAGAGACCCACACGTGCGCGTGCACGCATAGAAGAATATACGCGTGTACGAATAATTCATCCTCCCATTCGCGCTCAATGCACGCACACACGTATGCTTatgaaaaagtatatatatgtacacattcatgtatatgtaaccgtaatatatatatatatatatatatatgtatttatctaCCTTGCATTTCAGCAAGCAGCAACAGGTTTGCTTAAAAGATTCGTCTAAAATCCTGTGTTTCTAAAACTGTCAGTCAGCTTAATAACGTAACGAGCAAGAATTCAACAAGATCGGCTGATTCTACTCCGCTAAGCCGGCCGTTaacatttctctcttttttttctctctatcCCGCGAGCATATCTATAATCACTCTACTGATAGAAattgcgttttatttttaatacgtcAACCTtgcaaagataataattttgtcagATTTGGCatgaaaataacattattgcCATCAGTTGTAGCAATTGAAACGTAATTgtttttctatcttttctcAACTCTACGCCGAGGCTTGCTCGCGTTTATCAACGATATTATCATTATGATGTGGACATTTACGCTGGGGATATGACAAAAGTAAGGTGTAACTTcgttgtgaaataaataactcgcgaaacaatagaaattatgaagaataaaatacgaGGATGGGCGACAGGAGAAAAAAACGCGGAGAAAATAATCGGAGATTACGATGAATATTCACAGAGCAGGGAACAGGATATACATTGCATCGCCACGAGATTTAAGTCGAAAGTCAAAAGGACTTGACGCGGCTGCGGGGCTGCTGACTGTTCCTCGATTGGCTGCGCGGCGACGGTGTCGGCGTGGACGTCGGCGTGGTCGTGCCGGTAGCGGCGGCGGCACCGCGCGACGACCGCGACGAGTGCTTGCGACCGAATCGAAAGAATCGTCAGAAAAAGATTACCTCCTCCTCCAGcggttgctgctgctgctgctgctgctgctgctgttgttgttgttgttgttgttgtggAGACGACTGCATTTCCGCGCTTCGTTGCTGTTGGTGCTGTTGCGTTTGCTGATGCGCGTACGAGGTGTCGGGTGGAGAACGAGTGATGCGAAGCGAGCGATTCGACGAGTGTATATGACCACCGCCGATTCCGTGATGATGGCTATTCCCGAGCTCCGGCGATGAGTACGCGGAGCCAGTGACGAGGGCCGGGCTGCTGCCCGTTCTGGAGTGTCGATCCGGGCTGTTATTGCTCGCAGTGCTGCTGCTCCTGTCGATCGTGCGGCAAAACACAAACACAAGTTACTGCCTGCGGCTGAGAAGTGGATGTCAGTAAAACGTTTCGAGGTTAGGCGAGAGCTTACCTTGTGTTATTGTTGCTTCCGCTGGCGAGCTTCAACGGCAGCTGCTGCTTCACCGGCAGATTGCTCTGCACTTTCTGCTGATTCGTCGCGCTGATCAGATTCAGGGGGATGCGCTTCGCGTCGGATTGCTGCGTCTTGCTGCGCGCAGTTTGCTGCATCGTGTCCGTGTTTTGCGTCAAGTGGGACAGATGGATCGCCGTCGAGCCGGTCGTGGAGCTCAGCGTGACGCCCTGTCGCTCGAGCGCCTCAAGTCGCCGATACAACTGCTCCCGTTGCTGCGTCACGTCCCGCTGCTCCGCTATCAGCTGTTCCCTCTGGCGGGCCAGTTCGGTTCGTTCCTCCTCCAATTGCGTCTTCTCCTGCTGGGACACGGCGCGAAACGTCGCTTTCTCCCGACAGAACTGATCCTGCAAATTCCGCAGCTCCTCCAGCTGGCGATTCGGATTCGGACGACTGTTGCACTTGCTCTCCCTACATACAGCCAGCTGTGCCTGAAAGCGGTCGATTGTCGTCATCTGACTAGTCACTATATTGTACAGCGTGTAAATGTGGTGAGACAAGCGTAACGCCGCGCGGTGTTGATCTTTGCTCGTGTCCAGTTCCTGACCCTCCTTCTCGTCGGGATTCTCCGTCGGTAACTTGTCCGAATTGTGTCTCGACAGCTCGTCGAGATTTTGCTTCGGTAACTCGTCCGGATTCTCTTTCGGCAATTCGCCGAGCTTCGGACCGGGAATCAGGGTGTTCAACGCGTTTGAATCGCGTAGCGGATGCCTCTCCTGAAAATTACAGCAGTTAGAATTCGTTGCTCGTGTTCTCTTctttatatgtacatgtacCTTGTTATGATCGAAACCGGCGAATGTCTCGGCCCGTCGAGGAACGCAAAGAGCTGGCGGAATGTAAGCCTCGCTGTGGCGTTCACCAGCGGAGCTCAAACTTCTGGACAGGCCGCCTGAACTGGGCGACAGCAAGTTGATGAGACGTGACGCTTCTTGCAGAACCACAAACGCCTATGTTGAATAAAGTTTGCACGATTAATCCATCAGTTTCCGGCTAAATTAAgagttcaataataaaaatataatttgatatcaaCCTCCTGCCACAATTGAATGGTGTCCATCCCTTCGTTGTACACCAAGCGACTGTAATCAGTGCCTTCCTTATCGAATTTCTCGATTTTCTCATTATCACTCTCGTTCCCGCTCAAGATGTTTGTCGCGTGTAAAAGCTGCATTTGCAAGTTGATCTTTTCCTCGAACAACAGCGCCAGCTCGGCGTCCTTCTTTCGCATCTCGTCTGGTGacacaatttcaatttcaacacgtcggcaaaaaatatttgaaattacgagaaaattaaaagatattgaaaaagaagGTAACATACCGACGATTTTGTGTATGTGCGACTCCTTGGTCCTCGCGATACGCTGTTTCTCTTCGACGGTGAGTGAAATCGAAGAGGAACGAGTATCTCGCAATTCATTAGTGTTCTCCGCCAGCGCGTCGACCTCGTTGTCGTGCTCGTGTGGGCAAGCCTCGCAGGCCGATCGGATGGCCTTTATCCACACCTGTTTGTCCTTTGGTTTCTGAATCTTCAGCTCGAACATCTCCGGTTCGGCCGGGTTATTGCTTATCAGGTAAATGCAGGATTCTTGACGAGCCTTCTCGCGGACGAGCAGCTTCTGCAGCGACATTATGCCGGTTTTATTGTCAGGCACGAAGAACGCGTATTTCTGATCCCTCTCAGCCAAGAAAAACAGTATGTCTGAGAGAACGACCACTACGATGGCAGTCATTTTGCAGCCACGATTGTGCAATAGGTATGCAGTGCCCTCGAACTTCAGGACTCGGTTGATTATGTCCGACTTTTTGAATTTGGCACCACGATACGTCGCGAAGGACTTTGCATCAATCCTGCGGAAACGTCATTAGTCAGAAACAACGATGTAAAAGTAAGaataataagaagaaaaaaaaaaaagaaaaagaaatcgaaacttacttattatatatttctaattttctatCCTCACGCTCTTTGTCAGCTACGCAGGCGTCTACATCAGCTAAAATCTCTTTAACAAGGGCCAGCGCTCTAGGTAACTTTGTAGCCTCGTCTTGCACGATGGCGGTTTTGATAAGCGGCTCAACCAGCAGCGGATATTTCGTCAAGCGTTGAGTAACAAAGAGTATACACTCGGGTATACCTTTCTTTTTCAACAAAGGATTCGTCTAAAAACACAATTACAAATCAGCGATATCGCTCGAGTCTGTGAATCTCGACTTTTGTCTCGATGCAAAGCATACCTGACAGTGACGGACGAAACGGGCGAAGCGTGGATCGTTACGCAGGTAATATTTGTACGCCTCGACGGCGTCTCTGTGGCGGCTGCAGAACTCGCCGTACGCGCTCTTCATCCGGTGCGCGTTATCGCCCGAGAATTGCTCGACCAGAATGTCGGCGATCGTGGAGACGACGGGATCGGCGCTCTGCCGTCTTCGCAGCTTCTGCAGGAAGCGCAGATGGATGTCAATGAGGTCACGCAGCCGCGGAAACATACGCTCGAGATCTGGCTGGCCGAGACGGAAGTGACGTCGCAGCCCCTCGGCGAAGATCTTCTCCATCGCGAGCAGCACCAGGCAGTGGTGCTTCTCCGTGAGCACGAACTCGTAAATGTGCTCCTGCCGCTTCACCTCGCGCTCGCAGTTGTCGACGAGGCGCAACGCGACGTTACGCCCGATCGTCGAGCTCCAGGAGTCGGGCTCCTCCTTCCCCAGCTCCAGCTCGGGGTCGATCTCCTCGAGGTCGCTCACCGTGAACTGATGAGCGTCCTCGCCGAAGTCAAATTCCTCCCCACCGCTGGAAATGAAGGAGAGAATCGGTTTATTAATTCCCTCCCGTTGATCCGTCAAAGCTACGACATCGTTACTGGACGACAATATTGCTACTTATTGATTCATTTGTGGGCTGAAGTTTTTATTGCAACATTTATAGGAAAAGAAAGATGTATTTTACAAACCTGGGAAGATCACGATGCTGCCCGCTCTCGGCGTCTTTCTCTTCGTTTATCGTTTGACTGAAAGAAAGATATAGCTTCGTTTCATAAAGCGCTATTTGTGATTAAAGAAGAAGTCTTACTTTCCCCTAAGTGATGCATACAATGTTAGGTCGAACTCCAGCTTGAAAGACTCTTGAAATTAAACGGTATTTACGTTGCGGGGCGCTTTTAAGAAGACTGCGTGAGTTAtgcgttgaaaaaaaattattcttttcgaTACGTGGCCTTCTATACAAACCTTCCTTAGGACGATATTTCGATCGCATCGTTTTTAAGCGTATGCAATATCTTCTCGTTTAACACTCGTTACGCAGTCAATACGTATCCGACACGTTTACTGAGCAATTGCATTTGCCGTAATATGATTAATGCGACCGCCCACGTAATGCATAGCTAAACAAAGCCAGCGATCTAAGATAGATTCAGAGATTAAAGATCTTTATATAGTTTCAATAGCAACAAAAGCCATTCGCGCGTGAGCGAGAACCTACAGAGAGCCGGGGAACTCCGAGTTCAGGTCGGCTGGGACATGCGTCGTGAATGTTTCCTCGCGCTCTCCTAGCTTTTATATATCCCAGTCCCGCTTAAGCTCCTTTCATCGGGACGCACGTACGAGACGCACGTGCGAGAGTTCGGACCCGTCAGACCATAATCCCAGCCCGACCTAGAGCTTGACAAATTACTGCAAGGATATGACTGTCTATATGAAAGTTCGAGTATGGAATCTCGTGATACATTGACAATTGTAGGAACGATGAGATAGAGAAACGCAACAAGCTGTCGTTGGCAGGGCAAGGTGTAAAgtgaaaaggaaagagagaaagagagagagagaaagagagactgACAACTTGTTATAATCATGTGTGACTTTTCAGTGTTTGAATACTTATCACGGAGAAATTACCTTACTAAGACTAAGACTCGGTGAGCTTACGCGCTACAATTTAGGCGAAGATTACAACGAGAAGAAGAgaacacaaaaatatatatatatatatcattgaatGGACACAAAAATATCATAGAAGCAAGCACAAGATCAGAAGCACAGGCAGGGCAAGATGATGTCTCTTTCGAGTATACAAAGTTCGACTGCCGTTTGACTGAATTCGTGAAGCGATATTTATGTGTTTGTGTACGTGTTTACGTGTAAGTGTGTGCGAGAAAAGAGTCGAGGAACGAGAGACGCGCGCCTGCCTACTAGACGCGTGTAAGATGACACACGAACAGAAACGAACGGAACGCTTTCGACAGAATACAGGTGGAACACATCAGATATCAGAGACTTACTTGACTCCAAGCTTAGTAGCGACTCGCCGCCAAGGGCTGTAGCTTGACACGGTTTTCTTGTGGCTGTTAATTTCCCTTTAATCGTCGTACAATCGATCGGTTTGCACGTGGTTGCACAAGAGGGAATGCACGGGAGAAGGAAAAAGCACATACTGCATTAGGGCAAATTTCATTTCGCCTGCCGGACTGTTTTTTCCTCCATTTTCCCTCACTAATCTGCCTTTCACGCTCTTTGACTTTACATATCTGTTTTAGCGAATCGTTCCCCGCACgcctatttttattcattaacaaatatatatatatatatataactttgttTGTCTTATTTTCGATCGACGTGAACGcaatgaaaattgaaataaacacTCTCGGAGTTATGTCGATGTACTGGATAATCTTTTGTCATCATGTTATTTGCCGATATCGCAGCCGCTAGTATTATTACGTAACTTGTGTAATAGCAAACCGAAAGCTAGCTGAGGTAGTCTGAGCATGGTATAAGTAATACAGTATATAGTAGTATAATATGTAAACGATATTATCAATCGAGATGTAGCGGCGCGAGGCTAAAGCTTGCCGTACTATTGATGTTGCTAAACTGCGAAATTAATCAGAAATAATAAGCTTCTGAGCCAGCCAAAGCCTCGGAGTAACAAGCAGATGCACATCTTCTCCCGTTTCAAGCTTTCTCTCATGTTACATTATCTCTATCGAATGCAATACGTAAactactttctttttttgtcactcaattaatgaaacattgaattttctttcttgCCTAAATCGTGAAATGGTGAATTCTAATCTGCCAATCGTGTCGAACGTGATCTGGGTTACTCATTACTCGTTTTCGCACAGGTAAAAGGAGTTTGTTACAAACTCCGAGCTTAGGCCCAGCCATGCCATTTGCGTGCGAATCTTGAACCACAGATACGTAGATCCAATGCAAAAGATATACGAATTCTCTCAGTAAAACTTATTACCTTCCGGATGATGCAGGCAGAGGCAGCGACGATGTAGAACCGCGCTTGTTCACACTGTTGCTCGACATTGTGGAAGCGTTCGATGCGGACTTCGTTGCGGATTTGCCAGAGTGATGCTTGGACTTGATGCACTCCAGCACTATTTGATCCTTGCACGACTGGCTCTGATGAACCGATGCTCCGCAATCtgattttataagaattaattcaggcgtaacgtttttttttttcattatttcacaatattgcttaatataatattcatctTACTGTCGCAATGAAGGAGCGGTTTATTCGTCGAATGTTTCATACAAACATCACATAGTAAGCTTCCCTGAGTCCCCACCGTCGTCGTTACCCACAGATGCTGCTGACTAGTCTTCTTCCCGCTTTTATCCTGAAATGAGATTTCAGCACGATTCGTCTGAAAAGTGTCCTTATCGGATATATTGAACGATCGCAGTTTGAACGATTGCTTTACCTTCTTTTTGCGGAAAAAGATAGAACCGCGCTTTCTTCTGGTCTTCTCGGGATGATCATCGTATGGAGCACCACTGAAAAATGAGCAGATATGTCGACCTTGCTCGATTTTAAATATGGAATAGGTATTTAAAATCGGATATTGTAGGTGATCAGCGGTGGTGCAACTATAGAAGCATTTCAATCTATTATTAAGAGAGATAAGACAGCTCATTATAAGAacgtgtgtatatgtgtgtgtgcgtgtgtgtgtgtagctTGTAAAATATGTGCGATCAAAGCTacgtgtttaaaaaaaatgtgtaacatGCACAAACGATGTGATAATTTTCAGTAACAttgagatttatataaaattccatGATTTTTCGCTCAATGAGTGTTAAGTGATATTAAACTGCCAACATATATCTctaattaataactaaatgGAAATGTATGTTATCTCAAAACCAACAAACGTATCTGTACTCGTCTGCATTCGTAACTACGAAATCATCGATCGACTGGCAAACCGGTACAAACCATTTCCATCAGAGACGTTAAAGGATATTCGCAATATCATGAATAATTTAGTTAAGGTGTGAGAGATTTAAGGCAGTCGCAGATACTCACTCGGTCAAAAGCTCGTCAAGGGATATCTGGACATTCGGAGTGCCCTCTCGATCTTCGTGGAATTCAT from Linepithema humile isolate Giens D197 chromosome 2, Lhum_UNIL_v1.0, whole genome shotgun sequence encodes:
- the cyst gene encoding rho guanine nucleotide exchange factor 18 isoform X2, with the protein product MEKRQEVLAPFSSDECPNSGEDSEEDVITDYLGSSHPECDRVLPIINGDLRGLSLHGGIVTETGYNTKDNTNKTSVTMSEGGDEQHHHQRQQLQQQQHPLLALGTNIQIQPNPLVPIISVTPHSPGVAKNYPVLEENLQQLHEIHDCIQRMRDLTLGTLGYHRVSNDAHRLTSSCPSLCPLAAAEHVPRSANHDTGSDPDFILGNCSTNSSPTHFPLSGHVRSQRGVAQGVDRRRSWTGDLEDLEESSRHNHRRYSGQNHLQAQNMRQRSISLSSLDSENELELDGKSCTGPVGVGNRACRSQTSTHSLNEADLVQSEYQKIVTKRGSQRLAESSSLMPGLTGSRLPLQKSISTPSIVTPQVHLAEAGTRTTPSLAARHERNEKGSGSETETEDLHTAHSHEFHEDREGTPNVQISLDELLTDGAPYDDHPEKTRRKRGSIFFRKKKDKSGKKTSQQHLWVTTTVGTQGSLLCDVCMKHSTNKPLLHCDNCGASVHQSQSCKDQIVLECIKSKHHSGKSATKSASNASTMSSNSVNKRGSTSSLPLPASSGSHKKTVSSYSPWRRVATKLGVNQTINEEKDAESGQHRDLPSGGEEFDFGEDAHQFTVSDLEEIDPELELGKEEPDSWSSTIGRNVALRLVDNCEREVKRQEHIYEFVLTEKHHCLVLLAMEKIFAEGLRRHFRLGQPDLERMFPRLRDLIDIHLRFLQKLRRRQSADPVVSTIADILVEQFSGDNAHRMKSAYGEFCSRHRDAVEAYKYYLRNDPRFARFVRHCQTNPLLKKKGIPECILFVTQRLTKYPLLVEPLIKTAIVQDEATKLPRALALVKEILADVDACVADKEREDRKLEIYNKIDAKSFATYRGAKFKKSDIINRVLKFEGTAYLLHNRGCKMTAIVVVVLSDILFFLAERDQKYAFFVPDNKTGIMSLQKLLVREKARQESCIYLISNNPAEPEMFELKIQKPKDKQVWIKAIRSACEACPHEHDNEVDALAENTNELRDTRSSSISLTVEEKQRIARTKESHIHKIVDEMRKKDAELALLFEEKINLQMQLLHATNILSGNESDNEKIEKFDKEGTDYSRLVYNEGMDTIQLWQEAFVVLQEASRLINLLSPSSGGLSRSLSSAGERHSEAYIPPALCVPRRAETFAGFDHNKERHPLRDSNALNTLIPGPKLGELPKENPDELPKQNLDELSRHNSDKLPTENPDEKEGQELDTSKDQHRAALRLSHHIYTLYNIVTSQMTTIDRFQAQLAVCRESKCNSRPNPNRQLEELRNLQDQFCREKATFRAVSQQEKTQLEEERTELARQREQLIAEQRDVTQQREQLYRRLEALERQGVTLSSTTGSTAIHLSHLTQNTDTMQQTARSKTQQSDAKRIPLNLISATNQQKVQSNLPVKQQLPLKLASGSNNNTRSSSTASNNSPDRHSRTGSSPALVTGSAYSSPELGNSHHHGIGGGHIHSSNRSLRITRSPPDTSYAHQQTQQHQQQRSAEMQSSPQQQQQQQQQQQQQQQQQPLEEEVIFF
- the cyst gene encoding rho guanine nucleotide exchange factor 18 isoform X3; translation: MEKRQEVLAPFSSDECPNSGEDSEEDVITDYLGSSHPECDRVLPIINGDLRGLSLHGGIVTETGYNTKDNTNKTSVTMSEGGDEQHHHQRQQLQQQQHPLLALGTNIQIQPNPLVPIISVTPHSPGVAKNYPVLEENLQQLHEIHDCIQRMRDLTLGTLGYHRVSNDAHRLTSSCPSLCPLAAAEHVPRSANHDTGSDPDFILGNCSTNSSPTHFPLSGHVRSQRGVAQGVDRRRSWTGDLEDLEESSRHNHRRYSGQNHLQAQNMRQRSISLSSLDSENELELDGKSCTGPVGVGNRACRSQTSTHSLNEADLVQSEYQKIVTKRGSQRLAESSSLMPGLTGSRLPLQKSISTPSIVTPQVHLAEAGTRTTPSLAARHERNEKGSGSETETEDLHTAHSHEFHEDREGTPNVQISLDELLTDGAPYDDHPEKTRRKRGSIFFRKKKDKSGKKTSQQHLWVTTTVGTQGSLLCDVCMKHSTNKPLLHCDNCGASVHQSQSCKDQIVLECIKSKHHSGKSATKSASNASTMSSNSVNKRGSTSSLPLPASSGSQTINEEKDAESGQHRDLPSGGEEFDFGEDAHQFTVSDLEEIDPELELGKEEPDSWSSTIGRNVALRLVDNCEREVKRQEHIYEFVLTEKHHCLVLLAMEKIFAEGLRRHFRLGQPDLERMFPRLRDLIDIHLRFLQKLRRRQSADPVVSTIADILVEQFSGDNAHRMKSAYGEFCSRHRDAVEAYKYYLRNDPRFARFVRHCQTNPLLKKKGIPECILFVTQRLTKYPLLVEPLIKTAIVQDEATKLPRALALVKEILADVDACVADKEREDRKLEIYNKIDAKSFATYRGAKFKKSDIINRVLKFEGTAYLLHNRGCKMTAIVVVVLSDILFFLAERDQKYAFFVPDNKTGIMSLQKLLVREKARQESCIYLISNNPAEPEMFELKIQKPKDKQVWIKAIRSACEACPHEHDNEVDALAENTNELRDTRSSSISLTVEEKQRIARTKESHIHKIVDEMRKKDAELALLFEEKINLQMQLLHATNILSGNESDNEKIEKFDKEGTDYSRLVYNEGMDTIQLWQEAFVVLQEASRLINLLSPSSGGLSRSLSSAGERHSEAYIPPALCVPRRAETFAGFDHNKERHPLRDSNALNTLIPGPKLGELPKENPDELPKQNLDELSRHNSDKLPTENPDEKEGQELDTSKDQHRAALRLSHHIYTLYNIVTSQMTTIDRFQAQLAVCRESKCNSRPNPNRQLEELRNLQDQFCREKATFRAVSQQEKTQLEEERTELARQREQLIAEQRDVTQQREQLYRRLEALERQGVTLSSTTGSTAIHLSHLTQNTDTMQQTARSKTQQSDAKRIPLNLISATNQQKVQSNLPVKQQLPLKLASGSNNNTRSSSTASNNSPDRHSRTGSSPALVTGSAYSSPELGNSHHHGIGGGHIHSSNRSLRITRSPPDTSYAHQQTQQHQQQRSAEMQSSPQQQQQQQQQQQQQQQQQPLEEEVIFF
- the cyst gene encoding rho guanine nucleotide exchange factor 18 isoform X4, whose product is MEKRQEVLAPFSSDECPNSGEDSEEDVITDYLGSSHPECDRVLPIINGDLRGLSLHGGIVTETGYNTKDNTNKTSVTMSEGGDEQHHHQRQQLQQQQHPLLALGTNIQIQPNPLVPIISVTPHSPGVAKNYPVLEENLQQLHEIHDCIQRMRDLTLGTLGYHRVSNDAHRLTSSCPSLCPLAAAEHVPRSANHDTGSDPDFILGNCSTNSSPTHFPLSGHVRSQRGVAQGVDRRRSWTGDLEDLEESSRHNHRRYSGQNHLQAQNMRQRSISLSSLDSENELELDGKSCTGPVGVGNRACRSQTSTHSLNEADLVQSEYQKIVTKRGSQRLAESSSLMPGLTGSRLPLQKSISTPSIVTPQVHLAEAGTRTTPSLAARHERNEKGSGSETETEDLHTAHSHEFHEDREGTPNVQISLDELLTDGAPYDDHPEKTRRKRGSIFFRKKKDKSGKKTSQQHLWVTTTVGTQGSLLCDVCMKHSTNKPLLHCDNCGASVHQSQSCKDQIVLECIKSKHHSGKSATKSASNASTMSSNSVNKRGSTSSLPLPASSGSGGEEFDFGEDAHQFTVSDLEEIDPELELGKEEPDSWSSTIGRNVALRLVDNCEREVKRQEHIYEFVLTEKHHCLVLLAMEKIFAEGLRRHFRLGQPDLERMFPRLRDLIDIHLRFLQKLRRRQSADPVVSTIADILVEQFSGDNAHRMKSAYGEFCSRHRDAVEAYKYYLRNDPRFARFVRHCQTNPLLKKKGIPECILFVTQRLTKYPLLVEPLIKTAIVQDEATKLPRALALVKEILADVDACVADKEREDRKLEIYNKIDAKSFATYRGAKFKKSDIINRVLKFEGTAYLLHNRGCKMTAIVVVVLSDILFFLAERDQKYAFFVPDNKTGIMSLQKLLVREKARQESCIYLISNNPAEPEMFELKIQKPKDKQVWIKAIRSACEACPHEHDNEVDALAENTNELRDTRSSSISLTVEEKQRIARTKESHIHKIVDEMRKKDAELALLFEEKINLQMQLLHATNILSGNESDNEKIEKFDKEGTDYSRLVYNEGMDTIQLWQEAFVVLQEASRLINLLSPSSGGLSRSLSSAGERHSEAYIPPALCVPRRAETFAGFDHNKERHPLRDSNALNTLIPGPKLGELPKENPDELPKQNLDELSRHNSDKLPTENPDEKEGQELDTSKDQHRAALRLSHHIYTLYNIVTSQMTTIDRFQAQLAVCRESKCNSRPNPNRQLEELRNLQDQFCREKATFRAVSQQEKTQLEEERTELARQREQLIAEQRDVTQQREQLYRRLEALERQGVTLSSTTGSTAIHLSHLTQNTDTMQQTARSKTQQSDAKRIPLNLISATNQQKVQSNLPVKQQLPLKLASGSNNNTRSSSTASNNSPDRHSRTGSSPALVTGSAYSSPELGNSHHHGIGGGHIHSSNRSLRITRSPPDTSYAHQQTQQHQQQRSAEMQSSPQQQQQQQQQQQQQQQQQPLEEEVIFF